The Chitinophaga pinensis DSM 2588 region CTGTTCCCAATACGGTGTGGAAGCCCTGCAAAAACATGGGCTGTTCAAAGGCGGTTACCTGACCATTAAACGCATATTGTCCTGCAACCCCTGGGGTGGGCATGGACACGATCCCGTACCTTAGGCTGGAAAGCACCTAGTTATTAGGATAGATCCCAATGTTTTAACAGTTTATGTTTAATAGATTGACTAATTTTCACAACAGAAGCTTTTTCTCTGTAACAGACTAACTGAAAGAACCTATGCGTGCATTTTTTCGCAGAAATAGAAGAATGATGCTGGTATTGGTGCTGCTGGTGGCCGGCGGTATGAGTATCATGGCTTATAATGAGAAGGATAAGTACTTCGAAATAGCCAAGAATCTTGACATATTCGCCGCCTTTTACCGCGAACTCAATACCTACTACGTAGATGAATTGCCTCCCGAAAAACTCATGCATAAAGGCATTGACGCCATGCTGGAAGAGACAGACCCTTACACTGATTTCATACCGGAAGAAAACCTGGATGAACTAAAGTTTATGGCCACCG contains the following coding sequences:
- the yidD gene encoding membrane protein insertion efficiency factor YidD; amino-acid sequence: MKVFQYLSYPFIWLIRIYQWGISPLLGANKCRYTPTCSQYGVEALQKHGLFKGGYLTIKRILSCNPWGGHGHDPVP